The genome window tgtttatttgacagagagatcacaaggtaggcagggaggaggcagagagagaggaggaagcaggctccctgctgagcagagagcccgatgcggggctcaatcccaggaccctgggatcacgatctgagccgaaggcagaggctttaacccactgagccacccaggtgccccaaccttggCTCTTAAATTTAAATCTACTTGAGTTTGGGTTTTCCAGCCCCTATACTTCTGGCATCAATGTTGATTTGCTATAAGGGCAAAAGCAGCAGGTGTAGCAtggtcagattttaaaaagaagacaaaaatcagtGCATGGAACCCCCCCTGAAATTCCTAAAGGACAATCCTAAAAGTCCACTGGTTTCCTCACCACCAGGAGTGCTATTCCCTGGAATCGTATATTCCTCCCCACTTAGCCATACCCAGCTGGGATGAGGGGGCTCCTCTGagccagggaagaaaaaaaaaaaagactggcttgTCTCTATGACAATTAAGAAATATTGAGAAACTACCCCCCTGGCCCCAGGCATCCTAGCAGAAGATACAATGTGCTATTATGAAGCAGCTTCATTCACTGGGGTGGGAAGGGCCATTACTTTGATGCAACCGCTCTGCTCAAAGATGTGTTCACTTTTGTGTAGCCTCCATCAGGGAGTCCACACTTCAACAAATCGAAGAAACACTTAATAACTGCAGTTAATAGCACAGCAATGGCAACACATCTGCTTTGAGTTTTCCCCACGCAAGCATGAATCAAATGTCCAAAGGTTTCTGCACCTCCGTCTGGCAGACTTGTTTATACGTGGGACAATCACACATAAAACACACAGCATGCTGACCGCACATGACGTGCTGATTATTGCTCTGATTCTTCCAGCTGTACACACGTTAATAGCACTTCCTTAACTTATCTTCTAGCAAAGGAGGCTCTTCCTCAAAACTGTCAGTGTAAGATGATTGTGAATAATAATCCGGGTTGGATGCTGGCTGAAAATATTGTCCCTCGTAACCTGATGACGTGAGCATCTCTGCTGGGACAAAGGCAGGCGGAGGCTGCTCGCTGGCTGGTGgtctagagaaaggaaaatattgaattttatacATCTCAGAATGGGATATCATGACAAATGGTGGAAGGAAAGTACAATGTTCCTTCTATGAGTTCTCCTAGTTTTTGTGAGTATttacccatgaaagaaataacttgcttaaaatttacctttaatttaaaaaatgaggcacTGGTCATGAGAAGTTTCTAGAAGAAAGATCTATACTAACTAATACCTATTATGGACAATGTGCTGGCCACTTTGCCTCACATTTTCTCACATAATGAATACTCTGTAAGGTAAAAACTGTAgttttaatcccattttacaggtaaagaagCAGAGTTTCATGGAGACTGAAAGACTTGGCCAATGTAGCAAAATAATTCCTCAGGGATTGGACTCCTAAATGAAGCTGCCTGATCACTGCTCAGATGATACAATGTTgcttttttactgatttttttgagGGGCAATCACCAAAGACATTCCCTATAAATCTGTGGAaacaaaagtaagtaaaaaatcaCAGTTTTAATAGGAGTCAactcataagaaaaaaaacaaatacataaactgACCTTCTAGCTCGGGCCATTCCCAGATAATTACTGAAAACTGAATCATCTTTGAGTACCTAAAAGGATTCTATGGCTGGCTTAAAGACCCTCTTTTGAAATACGCAATTTAGTTTTGTTGGGAATATCATGGGAAGCATGATATTTTGATACTTCCTTAACCACGTTATTATTGGATTTTATTTCACCATTTGTGTTAGAAAGTTGGAAAACAACACTCAGTACATAATTTTTTAGagctagagaaaagaaggaaggggaaaaaagaagtatatgAGGTTATTTGAtcgttttaaattgtttttaccTGAAGGAAGGGGGAGACACATAAGGAGTTGTCCTTATGAACGTGTTTAAGTTTCTTTCATCAGAGCCACTAAGGGCTAAGCTAAAAATACAGCTCAGGATTCTGAACTTTGCAgctccctgtgatctctctgcATTAAAATATTTACGAAATGGCTTTTCATACTTTCCTTCCCACATTACGCTTAATATGAAGTCTAAGAATAACATGTTCAACTTCCGTTATATGAGTAAGCCTGACAGAAAATAAACTTCTCTGGAAAACAGAGCTACCAAACTAGAGATATATGCGTTTAATCATTCACCAACTCAACGGTAAGCTCATTAAGGGCAAGGACCTGGTGTAATACTTCTTGAATCCCCCACAGCATATGTTGATTACTGTTATTGTTCCCTTAGCCATGAGGCATAttcctaaccttttttttttctttttgtcagcaAAATAGAGCCACTATCAAAAGTATTGGtagaaatgaattataaataagaACCTGAATGGTTTGTTGGTTGATGAAAAGCCCCCCTTgatctatacttttttttaatggaagcatTTCTAGAAGAATAGAAGGGGGAAATAAATTTGACTCAATGGGCCAGCATCTAACCAGGACTATTTCACTGACAAACTGTCCTAGCATCACCATAACTCAGGCCTAGGTGTGACTAACCAGGCTTGAGGAAAGGTAACTTTTACAATTATTCCCTGAAAAGCAATTTCCGTGAAGGAGGGAATTTAGCAGAGGTGACTGACCCAACCCcagcaaagagaaaaacacattaaaaaaaaaaaaaaagtgtccattACCAGCTagatcccacccctttctctttctttccttcctctctgctccttcaTCCAGCAAAACTTCTTTATCAGGAGCTTGGTCTCTGTTGTCCTATTATAATAGAGGCATAATATTAAAATTCTCccaccatttatttaagaaagtatAATTTCACACTCCATCCAACAAAGGAAAcctcaaaagctttttttttttttctttttaagattttaattgttggggcgcctgggtggctcagtgggttaagctgttgcctttggctcaggtcatgatctcagggtcctgggatggagccccgcattgggctctctgcttgcctctctgcctgtttgtgatccctctctgtcaaataaataaataaaatcttaaaaaaaaaaaaaaaaacgattttatttgtttatttggcagacagagattacaagcaggcaaagaagcaggcgGGGTGGTtgctcagcaggctccctgctgagcaaagagccagctgcggggctcgatcccagaaccctaagatcatgccttgagccgaaggcagaggctttaacccactgagccacccaggcaccccataaattaCCATGGTCACCCACTACCACTGTCTgaattaaaattctttccttttatcttttaactttgtACGTGTTGACCTTAACAATTGACattacatctcaataaatgaaatcaaagcaATACCAATATAGTCATATGATTAGTCCACATGTCCACTCAACAAACTCTGTAAATAACCCAATTCTCAAGTTTTAGGCTTTTTTCTGGAAATTGCAATGAATaaccataattttatttaaccatgtatttctttttttattaggtgtttaattttaattccattatagttaacatacaggattatattaatttcaggtgtaccatatagTGATGCACTAATCCTGTGCATTACTCAGTCCTCAGTATGATATGTGCTCTTAGCCATATATCTTGGACACTTTACTAATTGCTTTGTTAACCACATAGCCCTGAATTATTAACTTACTAAAGGCAATTGCATGAGTTAGATTAGTGTACCCAATACTTAAGATGGTAAGGTTATATCATATCTATATTTCATATAGTAATGGGAGTTTTGCAGAGTATATCAACAAAATATTCCTCTTCTTCTAGTTTATGCAACATCTTAACTTTATGAGAAGAGGCATATTGAAATTTTGATGATATTTAACTTAACACATTATTCCAGATAAAACAAATGTCAACTGAATTTGACCAAAATAAACACGGAACTCTGGCTGGTAGAGTTTAAACATTAACCTTGTTAGTGGGCATCTCCTCTtcctataaatattatttaaaacaactatgTGATGACTGCAAAAGATTCCTTTAGGACAACTGGCAACATTCTTGGTCATACTACTCTTCTTTCGCTTCCTGATTCTGTGGGGGTTACACTTCTGCTTATAAAAACAGttcaatgaggggtgcctgggtggctcagtgggttaaagcctctgccttcggctcaggtcatgatctcagggtcctggaatcaagccccgcatcaggctctctgctcagcagcagggagcctgcttcttcctctctctctgcctgcctctctgcctacttgtgatctctgtctgtcaaataaataaataaaatctaaaaaaaaaaaaaaaaaaaccagtttaaTGAGAAAATGTATCCTAAGTCGAGTGCCGTGGTTAGCAAACGTGCTGCTTCTGGAATTATACTGTCTGTGTTCAAATCCCACTTTTATACTCTCAGGCAAATTATCTTACATCGGTGcattgattttctcatctgtaaaatgaggataataatagaactcacattatagagggcacggattgcatggagcactgggtgtggtgaaaaaataatgaatactgtttttctgaaaataaataaattgaaaaaatttaaaaaaagaactcacaaAGGAAACTAGTGGTTACTAGAGGCAAGGAAGtttgggggatgggcaaaataggtgaaagacgttaaaaagtacaaacttctggttataaaataTGAAAGTCATGAGGACGacaagtacagcataggaaatatagtcaataaccCTGTAATAATGCATGCTGATAGATGGAAACTACGTTTATCGTGATAAACATTAATTAATGCATAGAACTGTctaatcaatatgttgtacacctgaaactaatataatattgtgtatcaactataccgcaaaaaatatgaatgagggggacctgggtggctcagtgggttaaagcctctgcctttggcttaggtcatggtctcagggtcctgggatccagtcccaacCACATCAAgcctctgc of Mustela nigripes isolate SB6536 chromosome 1, MUSNIG.SB6536, whole genome shotgun sequence contains these proteins:
- the YIPF7 gene encoding protein YIPF7 isoform X1, which codes for MSNLGQFDYDFYQSNYTIDNQEQSSEDSNTYAYVYGSRKPPASEQPPPAFVPAEMLTSSGYEGQYFQPASNPDYYSQSSYTDSFEEEPPLLEDKLRKCY